A single region of the Novosphingobium sp. genome encodes:
- a CDS encoding glucose/quinate/shikimate family membrane-bound PQQ-dependent dehydrogenase, whose protein sequence is MSSAKNHDHLAARLWLLLLGAVIFLAGLFFLVAGGKLLLLGGSPYFVLAGLALIASGALIARRRPLGALLFGATFAATVLWALWEVGFAFWPLISRLLAMGVGATIVALSTPLLRASAGRAPAWRPALIVAGVVGLASAAGFAGMFVPHPTVAFTGEDSPLPPLDPAAQQKNWEAYGNTSGGSRFVALNQITRDNVKNLQVAWTYHTGDMDPSDGNGAEDQDTPLQVGDSVFICTPHNNVIALDADTGRQKWKTVIDAHTSVWMRCRGLAYFDSHAPIQQPKVPGSVPVLPASVPANAPCQRRILMNTITAQLVALDADTGAFCRDFGNQGRVDLKAGMGATPDPQYQLTAAPTLAGTTVVVGGRVADNVQVDMPGGVIRGFDVITGKMRWAFDPGNPQDHGAPAPGKSYTRSTPNVWSAMSYDAASNTVFMPMGSSSVDIYGVPRTKLDHTYGASMLALDATTGREKWHFQTVHNDLWDFDLPMQPSFVDFPMGNGKTIPALVFGTKAGQIYVLDRVTGKPLTKVEEIKVHPANIPGEPYSLTQPLSVGMPQIGVGPLTEASMWGATPFDQLLCRVAFKSMRYQGLYTAPGTDTALSFPGSLGGMNWGGLSTDPTSGTIFINDMRLGLWEKMVPQTKEQQGKAGAAGEATNTGMGSVPMKGTPYSVTKDRFLSVFGIPCQTPPFGTLTAVDLKTRKIKWQVPVGTVQDTGPKGIRMGLPIPIGLPTLGGTLATQGGLVFIAGTQDFYLRAFDSHTGREIWKGRLPVGSQGGPMSYRSPKTGKQYVVITAGGARQSPDRGDYVIAYALP, encoded by the coding sequence GTGTCCAGCGCGAAGAATCACGATCATCTGGCCGCAAGGCTCTGGCTGCTCCTGCTCGGAGCGGTCATTTTTCTTGCCGGTCTCTTTTTCCTCGTCGCAGGCGGCAAGCTCCTGTTGCTCGGCGGCAGTCCCTATTTCGTGCTCGCAGGCCTTGCGCTGATCGCATCGGGCGCGCTGATCGCCCGCCGCCGCCCGCTCGGCGCCCTGCTGTTCGGCGCGACTTTCGCGGCAACCGTGCTCTGGGCCCTGTGGGAGGTCGGCTTTGCCTTCTGGCCGCTGATCTCGCGCCTGCTCGCCATGGGCGTGGGCGCCACCATCGTCGCCCTCTCCACGCCACTGCTGCGCGCCAGCGCGGGCCGCGCGCCCGCATGGCGCCCGGCGCTGATCGTCGCTGGCGTGGTTGGCCTGGCCTCCGCCGCCGGTTTCGCGGGCATGTTCGTGCCGCACCCGACCGTCGCCTTTACCGGCGAGGACTCGCCCCTGCCCCCGCTCGACCCCGCCGCCCAGCAGAAGAACTGGGAGGCCTATGGCAACACCAGCGGCGGTAGCCGCTTCGTCGCGCTCAACCAGATCACCCGCGACAATGTGAAGAACCTGCAGGTCGCCTGGACCTATCACACCGGCGACATGGACCCGAGCGACGGCAATGGCGCCGAGGATCAGGACACCCCGCTGCAGGTGGGTGACAGCGTCTTCATCTGCACCCCGCACAACAATGTCATCGCGCTCGATGCCGACACCGGCCGCCAGAAATGGAAGACGGTGATCGATGCTCATACCTCGGTGTGGATGCGCTGCCGTGGTTTGGCCTATTTCGATTCACACGCGCCGATCCAGCAGCCCAAGGTGCCCGGATCGGTGCCGGTGCTGCCCGCCTCGGTTCCCGCCAATGCGCCCTGCCAGCGCCGCATCCTGATGAACACCATCACCGCGCAGCTCGTCGCGCTCGATGCCGACACCGGCGCCTTCTGCCGTGATTTCGGCAATCAGGGCCGCGTCGATCTGAAGGCGGGCATGGGTGCCACGCCCGATCCGCAGTATCAGCTCACCGCCGCGCCGACGCTGGCGGGGACGACGGTCGTGGTCGGCGGGCGCGTGGCCGACAATGTGCAGGTCGATATGCCCGGCGGCGTGATCCGTGGCTTCGATGTCATCACCGGCAAGATGCGCTGGGCCTTCGACCCCGGCAATCCGCAGGACCATGGCGCGCCCGCGCCGGGCAAGAGCTACACCCGCTCGACGCCCAATGTGTGGTCGGCCATGTCCTATGATGCGGCGTCGAACACCGTCTTCATGCCGATGGGCAGCTCCTCGGTCGATATCTATGGCGTGCCGCGCACCAAGCTCGACCACACCTATGGCGCCTCGATGCTGGCGCTCGACGCCACCACGGGCCGCGAGAAGTGGCACTTCCAGACCGTCCACAACGATCTGTGGGACTTCGACCTGCCGATGCAGCCCAGCTTCGTCGATTTCCCGATGGGGAATGGCAAGACCATCCCCGCGCTGGTCTTCGGCACCAAGGCCGGGCAGATCTATGTTCTCGACCGCGTCACCGGCAAGCCGCTGACCAAGGTGGAAGAGATCAAGGTCCATCCCGCCAACATTCCGGGTGAACCCTATTCGCTCACCCAGCCGCTGTCGGTGGGCATGCCGCAGATCGGAGTCGGCCCGCTGACCGAGGCGAGCATGTGGGGCGCCACCCCCTTCGACCAGTTGCTGTGCCGCGTCGCCTTCAAAAGCATGCGCTATCAGGGGCTCTACACCGCGCCGGGCACCGATACGGCGCTCAGCTTCCCCGGCTCGCTGGGCGGCATGAACTGGGGCGGTCTCTCCACCGATCCCACCAGCGGGACGATCTTCATCAACGACATGCGCCTGGGCCTGTGGGAAAAGATGGTCCCCCAGACCAAGGAGCAGCAGGGCAAGGCCGGTGCCGCCGGCGAGGCCACCAACACCGGCATGGGCAGCGTGCCGATGAAGGGCACGCCCTATTCGGTGACCAAGGACCGCTTCCTCTCGGTCTTCGGCATTCCCTGCCAGACCCCGCCCTTCGGCACGCTGACGGCGGTGGATCTCAAGACCCGCAAGATCAAGTGGCAGGTGCCGGTGGGCACGGTGCAGGACACCGGTCCCAAAGGCATCCGCATGGGCCTGCCGATCCCCATCGGCCTGCCCACGCTGGGCGGCACGCTGGCGACACAGGGCGGGCTGGTGTTCATCGCGGGGACGCAGGATTTCTATCTGCGCGCCTTCGATTCCCACACCGGGCGCGAGATCTGGAAGGGCCGCCTGCCCGTGGGCAGTCAGGGCGGGCCGATGAGCTACCGCTCACCCAAAACCGGCAAGCAATATGTGGTCATCACGGCAGGCGGCGCGCGCCAGTCGCCCGATCGCGGCGACTATGTGATCGCCTACGCCCTGCCCTGA
- a CDS encoding carbohydrate porin yields the protein MSLTNHARRALASSLFLTLPCGAAMAQDATHAASPASATQDESVILAAQSSDQDTSLAPYVTAAPPARPAPLRAEMTGDWGGLRNRIKQAGFTLRADYVSESFAAVDGGERRGTAYAQQIRAGVDADMDRLVGWKGAIIHVTLNDRRGAGISSDFVGNRLPIQENYGGLYTRLSEATVEQNFDGGRLNLRVGFFAMGNDLGGLGPGCNFVNAAFCAHALTLSGDSGWYNYPNARWGAAVRYKLRRDVILRTGIYQVNPALNDEQNAFKPFAAGTIGALIPLEVEYDPGTHAGSKVLPGHYKLGAYYDTSRVARQGETGTVKGRYGVYLLFDQMILREGTGKRGLSLLGEFTAQPANSAPITRWSAFGLLKTGTFPGRDADTIAIGFVEATINPHLRALHAAALASTPDGSDRLFFGEAVIEASYGFQARPWLNIRPDIQYVIHPGAFSYRQTGNALAIGTQIRSQF from the coding sequence ATGTCCCTGACCAACCATGCCCGGCGAGCGCTGGCCTCCTCCCTCTTTCTCACGCTGCCCTGCGGCGCGGCCATGGCGCAGGATGCGACGCATGCCGCCAGCCCGGCGAGCGCCACGCAGGACGAGTCGGTGATCCTGGCCGCGCAATCCTCCGATCAGGACACCTCGCTGGCGCCCTATGTCACGGCAGCGCCCCCGGCCCGCCCGGCACCGCTGCGCGCGGAAATGACCGGTGATTGGGGCGGCCTGCGCAACCGCATCAAGCAGGCCGGTTTCACCCTGCGCGCCGATTATGTCTCGGAAAGCTTCGCCGCGGTCGATGGCGGCGAGCGGCGCGGTACCGCCTATGCCCAGCAGATCCGTGCCGGTGTCGATGCCGATATGGACCGGCTGGTCGGCTGGAAGGGGGCGATCATCCATGTCACCCTCAACGACCGGCGCGGGGCGGGCATCTCATCCGATTTCGTCGGCAACCGCCTGCCCATTCAGGAGAATTACGGCGGCCTCTACACCCGCCTCTCCGAGGCCACGGTCGAGCAGAATTTCGATGGCGGCAGGCTCAACCTGCGTGTCGGCTTCTTTGCGATGGGCAATGATCTGGGCGGGCTGGGGCCGGGCTGCAACTTCGTCAACGCCGCCTTCTGCGCCCATGCGCTGACGCTCTCGGGCGACAGTGGCTGGTACAATTACCCCAACGCCCGCTGGGGCGCCGCCGTGCGCTACAAGCTGCGCCGCGACGTGATCCTGCGCACCGGAATCTATCAGGTCAATCCGGCCCTGAACGACGAGCAGAACGCCTTCAAGCCCTTTGCCGCCGGGACGATCGGCGCGCTGATCCCGCTCGAGGTCGAATATGATCCGGGCACTCATGCGGGCAGCAAGGTGCTGCCGGGCCATTACAAGCTGGGCGCCTATTACGACACCTCCCGCGTCGCGCGGCAGGGCGAGACCGGGACGGTAAAGGGCCGCTACGGCGTCTATCTGCTGTTCGACCAGATGATCCTGCGGGAGGGCACCGGCAAGCGCGGCCTGTCACTGCTGGGAGAGTTTACCGCCCAGCCCGCCAATTCCGCGCCCATCACCCGCTGGTCCGCCTTCGGCCTGCTGAAGACCGGCACCTTTCCGGGTCGCGATGCCGACACCATCGCCATCGGTTTCGTGGAGGCGACGATCAACCCGCATCTGCGCGCGCTCCATGCCGCCGCTCTGGCCAGCACGCCGGACGGCAGCGACCGGCTGTTCTTCGGCGAGGCGGTGATCGAGGCGAGCTATGGCTTTCAGGCGCGCCCCTGGCTCAACATCCGGCCCGACATCCAGTATGTCATCCATCCGGGCGCGTTCAGCTATCGCCAGACCGGCAATGCGCTGGCCATCGGCACGCAGATCCGTTCGCAATTTTGA
- a CDS encoding ROK family transcriptional regulator → MSTDISRGARLAVSLSGTNLARASDYNQRVVLQAIRTSAETTRTELSRTTGLTAPTIANITRRLIDEGLVKEIGRLQGPRGQPAIRLKIDALGCIAIGLNIDRDHLTLVALDLAGEVRSRITRDMAFALPEDVVGFVRDGLEPLLAEAGVKRDRVIGVGVALPDDLGAITLPGRPHDYDRWAELSLPELLRPVLPWPVLIDNDAAAAALGEAQSGIGLTLSSFFYIFISSGLGGGLLIDRHYVEGANRRSAELGLLPDPTGAGPDAVVQDIVSLSALMQYLAKAGLSVASPSAIDESDPAVAAVLDHWVEDATRALTAPLVNINCLIDPHAIIIGGRLPESLADALVERLTARLADVRLPATAPILRATMAGDAAAIGAAILPFLDQLLPSDATLMQVGRS, encoded by the coding sequence ATGAGCACGGATATATCGCGCGGCGCACGCCTTGCCGTTTCGCTCTCGGGCACCAATCTGGCCCGCGCCAGCGATTACAACCAGCGCGTCGTGCTTCAGGCGATCCGCACCAGCGCCGAAACGACCCGCACCGAGCTGTCGCGCACCACGGGGCTGACGGCGCCGACCATCGCCAACATCACCCGCCGCCTGATCGACGAGGGGCTGGTCAAGGAAATCGGGCGCCTGCAGGGGCCGCGCGGTCAGCCCGCGATCCGGCTCAAGATCGATGCGCTGGGCTGCATCGCCATCGGCCTGAACATCGACCGCGATCATCTGACGCTGGTCGCGCTCGATCTGGCGGGCGAGGTGCGCAGCCGCATCACCCGCGATATGGCCTTCGCTCTGCCCGAGGATGTTGTGGGCTTTGTCCGCGACGGGCTGGAGCCGCTGCTGGCGGAAGCCGGCGTGAAGCGCGACCGGGTGATCGGCGTCGGTGTCGCGCTGCCTGACGATCTGGGCGCGATCACGCTGCCGGGCCGGCCGCATGATTATGACCGCTGGGCCGAACTGTCGCTTCCTGAGCTGCTGAGGCCGGTGCTGCCCTGGCCGGTGCTGATCGACAATGACGCCGCCGCCGCCGCGCTGGGCGAGGCGCAGTCGGGCATTGGCCTGACGCTGTCGAGCTTCTTCTACATCTTCATCAGCTCGGGTCTGGGCGGCGGCCTGCTGATCGACCGCCATTATGTCGAGGGCGCCAACCGCCGCAGCGCCGAGCTGGGCCTGCTGCCCGACCCGACCGGCGCGGGCCCCGATGCGGTGGTGCAGGACATCGTCTCGCTCTCCGCGCTGATGCAATATCTCGCGAAGGCGGGGTTGAGCGTGGCCAGCCCCTCGGCCATCGATGAAAGCGATCCGGCCGTGGCGGCGGTCCTCGACCATTGGGTGGAGGATGCCACCCGCGCGCTGACCGCGCCGCTGGTCAACATCAACTGCCTGATCGATCCGCATGCCATCATCATCGGTGGGCGCCTGCCGGAATCGCTGGCCGATGCTCTGGTCGAGCGGCTGACCGCAAGGCTGGCCGATGTGCGGCTGCCCGCGACGGCGCCCATTCTGCGCGCGACCATGGCTGGCGATGCGGCGGCGATCGGCGCGGCGATCCTGCCGTTTCTCGATCAGTTGCTGCCCTCCGATGCCACGCTGATGCAGGTCGGGCGCAGCTAG
- a CDS encoding glycoside hydrolase family 125 protein produces the protein MTLSLSRRAMLTASALAPFASMPKALAAAPLISRRPAPAARSFVSRAVEKEILRVSAKIADPELRWLFENCYPNTLDTTVRTGTVDGQPDSFVITGDLDAMWLRDSSAQLQTYVHLTPHDADLRRLFQGAIRRQARCILIDPYANAYTADPTAMSNFGAATDLTEMKPGVAERKWELDSLCYPMRLAHAYWTATRDASPFDDIWSQAMARAVATMREQQRKDSDGPYRFERVNRHATETLMLKGVGAPSRKVGLIHSMFRPSDDACTLPFLIPSNLFAVAALRMLAQIHTEARSDAAAAAACTALADEVDAALTAHGRMDDGTGNQVWAFETDGFGNSLFMDDANVPSLSALPLLGAARRDDPLYLRTRALAWSPRNPYFFSGSAAEGIGGPHKGLGMIWPMSIIVRAMTTENDNEIRQCLRWLKTTHAGTGFIHESFNKDDPDTFSRPWFAWANGLFGDLILDLERRRPALLAETFPQENHA, from the coding sequence ATGACCCTGTCGCTTTCGCGCCGCGCCATGCTGACGGCGAGCGCCCTTGCGCCTTTCGCGAGCATGCCCAAAGCGCTGGCCGCAGCGCCGCTGATTTCCCGCCGCCCGGCCCCTGCGGCGCGCTCTTTCGTGTCGCGCGCGGTCGAGAAGGAGATCCTGCGGGTCAGCGCGAAAATCGCCGATCCCGAACTGCGCTGGCTGTTCGAGAATTGCTATCCCAACACGCTCGACACCACCGTGCGCACCGGCACCGTGGATGGCCAGCCCGACAGTTTCGTCATCACCGGCGATCTGGATGCGATGTGGCTGCGCGACAGTTCGGCCCAGCTTCAGACCTATGTACATCTCACGCCGCATGATGCCGATCTGCGGCGGCTGTTTCAGGGTGCGATCCGGCGTCAGGCGCGCTGCATCCTGATCGACCCCTATGCCAATGCCTACACGGCGGACCCCACCGCCATGTCCAATTTCGGCGCCGCCACCGATCTTACCGAGATGAAGCCGGGCGTGGCCGAGCGGAAGTGGGAGCTGGATTCGCTGTGCTATCCGATGCGGCTGGCCCATGCCTATTGGACCGCGACGCGCGATGCCTCCCCCTTCGACGATATCTGGTCGCAGGCCATGGCCCGCGCCGTAGCCACCATGCGCGAGCAGCAGCGCAAGGACAGCGACGGTCCCTATCGCTTCGAGCGCGTCAACCGCCATGCCACCGAGACGCTGATGCTCAAAGGTGTGGGCGCGCCGAGCCGCAAGGTGGGGCTGATCCACTCGATGTTCCGCCCCTCGGACGACGCCTGCACCCTGCCTTTCCTGATCCCCTCGAACCTCTTTGCCGTCGCGGCGCTGCGCATGCTGGCGCAGATCCATACCGAGGCCCGTTCCGACGCCGCCGCTGCTGCCGCCTGCACCGCCCTGGCCGATGAGGTCGATGCGGCGCTCACCGCCCATGGGCGGATGGACGATGGCACGGGCAATCAGGTCTGGGCCTTCGAAACCGATGGCTTCGGCAACAGCCTCTTCATGGACGATGCCAATGTGCCGAGCCTCTCGGCCCTGCCCCTGCTGGGCGCGGCGCGGCGTGACGATCCGCTCTATCTGCGCACCCGCGCGCTCGCATGGAGCCCGCGCAACCCTTATTTCTTCTCAGGCAGCGCCGCAGAAGGGATCGGGGGGCCGCACAAGGGCCTCGGCATGATTTGGCCGATGTCGATCATCGTGCGCGCCATGACCACCGAGAATGACAATGAGATCCGCCAGTGCCTGCGCTGGCTGAAAACCACCCATGCGGGCACCGGCTTCATCCACGAAAGCTTCAACAAGGACGATCCCGACACCTTCTCGCGGCCTTGGTTCGCCTGGGCCAACGGGCTGTTCGGCGACCTGATCCTCGACCTTGAACGCCGCCGCCCCGCTCTGCTTGCCGAAACCTTCCCACAGGAGAACCACGCTTGA
- a CDS encoding amino acid deaminase encodes MSDHRFELDKGVGRAGQAPWNLLAGDVPFPAAVLSESRIAHNLGWMRAFIETYGLSLAPHGKTTMAPRLFQRQIESGAWGITVATSQQAQVAAAHGIRRILIANQMVGDANIAAILDLLANPEQRVLCIVDSREGVAMLGAACRSRGVMLDVLIELAPEPDQPGYRTGVRDEAGLAAVLEALEDWQGALRLAGVEFYEGVLPDETEIRRFVRRAVAVTERLLGEGRFDEAPILSGAGSAWYDIVAEETAELAKTGKAQIVLRPGCYISHDDGLYRIAQEQILKRNPVAPTFGEALQPALRIWAVVQSLPDPARAVVAMGKRDVAFDAGMPRPATLFRKARDEKPVAAPDHWEVTGMMDQHAYLSIAPGDDIAVGDIIAFDISHPCLTFDKWRKLLVVDDDYRCIEVIDTFF; translated from the coding sequence GTGAGCGACCATCGTTTTGAACTCGACAAGGGCGTTGGCCGCGCCGGGCAGGCCCCGTGGAACCTGCTGGCAGGCGACGTGCCATTCCCCGCCGCCGTGCTGAGCGAGAGCCGCATCGCCCATAATCTGGGCTGGATGCGCGCCTTTATCGAGACCTATGGCCTGTCTCTGGCGCCGCATGGCAAGACGACGATGGCGCCCCGCCTGTTCCAGCGCCAGATCGAGAGCGGCGCATGGGGCATCACCGTGGCGACCAGCCAGCAGGCGCAGGTTGCCGCCGCGCATGGCATCCGCCGCATCCTGATCGCGAATCAGATGGTGGGGGATGCGAACATAGCCGCGATCCTCGACCTGTTGGCCAATCCGGAGCAGCGGGTGCTGTGCATCGTGGATTCGCGGGAGGGCGTCGCGATGCTGGGTGCGGCGTGTCGGTCGCGGGGCGTTATGCTCGATGTGCTGATCGAACTCGCGCCGGAACCAGATCAGCCCGGCTATCGCACCGGTGTGCGGGATGAGGCTGGACTGGCGGCGGTGCTCGAAGCGCTGGAAGACTGGCAAGGTGCCCTGCGCCTCGCCGGCGTGGAATTCTATGAAGGCGTGCTGCCCGACGAAACCGAAATTCGCCGTTTTGTGCGCCGCGCGGTTGCGGTGACGGAGCGTCTGCTTGGCGAAGGCCGGTTTGATGAGGCGCCGATCCTCTCCGGCGCGGGGTCGGCGTGGTATGATATCGTGGCGGAAGAAACCGCTGAACTGGCGAAGACGGGCAAGGCGCAGATCGTGCTGCGCCCCGGCTGCTATATCAGCCATGACGATGGCCTCTATCGCATCGCGCAGGAGCAGATCCTCAAGCGCAATCCTGTCGCGCCAACATTTGGTGAAGCGCTTCAGCCTGCGCTGCGGATCTGGGCGGTGGTGCAGTCATTGCCCGATCCCGCGCGCGCGGTGGTGGCCATGGGCAAGCGCGATGTGGCTTTCGATGCGGGCATGCCGCGTCCGGCGACCCTCTTCCGCAAGGCGCGCGATGAAAAGCCCGTCGCCGCGCCTGACCACTGGGAAGTGACCGGCATGATGGACCAGCATGCCTATCTTTCCATCGCGCCGGGCGATGACATTGCGGTGGGCGACATCATCGCCTTCGACATTTCACACCCCTGCCTGACCTTCGACAAATGGCGCAAGTTGCTGGTTGTCGACGATGACTATCGCTGCATCGAGGTGATCGACACCTTCTTCTGA
- a CDS encoding amidohydrolase family protein gives MTETIIAGVTVYDGTGTSPFLADVTLRDGRIHAIRPPAPHPATDTIDGGGLALAPGFIDAHTHDDLIVIAAPQMAAKITQGVTTVVVGNCGISAHADFSTASELPDPMVLLGDAPSSAMLILRPMLRRSMQQSLPPMSSRWSATRCCARAISTASTVRPRRPNARQCATIWTRRLAPGLSDSQRGWPMAMPMPPPRRR, from the coding sequence ATGACAGAGACAATCATCGCAGGCGTCACCGTTTACGATGGCACCGGCACGTCGCCCTTCCTCGCCGATGTCACGCTGCGCGATGGCCGTATCCATGCCATTCGCCCGCCAGCGCCGCATCCTGCAACAGACACCATCGACGGAGGCGGCCTCGCCCTCGCGCCCGGTTTTATCGACGCGCATACCCATGACGATCTGATCGTGATCGCCGCGCCGCAGATGGCCGCCAAGATCACACAGGGCGTCACCACCGTGGTCGTTGGCAATTGCGGTATCAGCGCCCATGCCGATTTCAGCACGGCGAGCGAACTGCCCGATCCGATGGTGCTGCTGGGCGACGCGCCCAGTTCCGCCATGCTGATTTTGCGGCCTATGCTGCGGCGGTCGATGCAGCAAAGCCTGCCACCAATGTCGTCGCGCTGGTCGGCCACACGGTGCTGCGCGCGCGCCATCTCGACAGCCTCGACCGTGAGGCCACGCAGGCCGAATGCGCGGCAATGCGCCACGATCTGGACGAGGCGCTTGGCGCCGGGGCTTTCGGACTCTCAACGGGGCTGGCCTATGGCAATGCCAATGCCGCCTCCACGCAGGAGGTGA
- a CDS encoding amidohydrolase family protein, whose product MRHDLDEALGAGAFGLSTGLAYGNANAASTQEVMALSEALRDTGALYCTHLRSEAGEITQALEEAFAIGRHAEAPVIVSHLKCAGAPQYGRSGEILAMMEKAAEDHPVGCDCYPYTASSSTLDLKQVVPETPIKITWSEGDPAQAGRMLADIAADWNLPLREAATRLQPAGAVYHCMTESDVDAILAHRLTMVGSDGLPCDPRPHPRLWGSFPRVLGHYARERGLFPLEVAIRKMTGLPADRFGLPDRGYIREGYAGDLVLFDPAKIADTATYDDPARPAAGILGVWVNGTPTLDAQGLTGARAGHMLRRTTPAHHERISQ is encoded by the coding sequence ATGCGCCACGATCTGGACGAGGCGCTTGGCGCCGGGGCTTTCGGACTCTCAACGGGGCTGGCCTATGGCAATGCCAATGCCGCCTCCACGCAGGAGGTGATGGCGCTGAGCGAAGCCCTGCGCGACACCGGCGCCCTCTACTGCACCCATCTGCGCAGCGAAGCAGGCGAGATCACACAAGCACTGGAGGAAGCCTTCGCCATCGGACGGCACGCGGAGGCCCCCGTCATCGTCTCGCATCTCAAATGCGCCGGGGCACCGCAATATGGCCGCAGCGGCGAAATCCTCGCCATGATGGAAAAGGCCGCCGAAGATCACCCGGTCGGCTGCGATTGCTATCCCTACACCGCCAGTTCCTCGACGCTGGATTTGAAACAGGTCGTGCCCGAAACGCCGATCAAGATCACATGGTCGGAAGGCGATCCCGCGCAGGCCGGACGCATGCTCGCCGACATCGCCGCCGACTGGAACCTCCCCCTGCGCGAAGCGGCCACGCGGTTACAACCCGCAGGCGCGGTCTATCACTGCATGACCGAGAGCGATGTCGATGCCATCCTCGCCCATCGCCTGACGATGGTCGGCTCGGACGGGCTGCCCTGCGATCCGCGCCCGCATCCGCGCCTGTGGGGCAGCTTCCCACGCGTTCTGGGCCATTACGCCCGTGAGCGTGGCCTGTTCCCGCTGGAGGTCGCCATCCGCAAGATGACCGGGCTTCCGGCTGACCGCTTCGGCCTCCCGGATCGCGGCTATATCCGCGAGGGTTACGCCGGAGATCTCGTCCTCTTCGACCCAGCCAAAATCGCCGACACCGCCACCTATGACGATCCGGCCCGGCCCGCCGCAGGCATTCTGGGCGTCTGGGTCAACGGCACGCCGACACTCGACGCTCAGGGCCTGACGGGCGCGCGCGCGGGCCATATGCTTCGCCGGACCACTCCGGCTCATCACGAAAGGATTTCGCAATGA
- a CDS encoding RidA family protein: MTQDLKRYGVEGGSGTGGQHLPFARAVEADGWLYVSGQVPMVNGEVIDGGILAQSHQAIRNVLAILEEAGYGPEHVVRCGVWLDDARDFMSFNRVFKEYFGANPPARACVVSQMVVDCKVEVDCVAYKKPA, translated from the coding sequence ATGACTCAGGATCTCAAGCGCTACGGCGTCGAAGGCGGCAGCGGCACGGGCGGCCAGCACCTGCCCTTCGCCCGCGCGGTGGAAGCCGATGGCTGGCTCTATGTCTCGGGCCAGGTGCCGATGGTGAACGGCGAGGTGATCGACGGCGGCATCCTTGCCCAGTCGCATCAGGCGATCCGCAACGTGCTCGCCATTCTGGAAGAGGCCGGATACGGGCCCGAGCATGTCGTGCGCTGCGGTGTGTGGCTGGACGATGCGCGCGATTTCATGTCGTTCAACCGCGTCTTCAAGGAATATTTCGGCGCCAATCCCCCGGCGCGCGCCTGCGTGGTTTCGCAGATGGTCGTCGACTGCAAGGTCGAGGTCGATTGCGTCGCCTATAAGAAGCCCGCGTAA